In one Sphingobacterium daejeonense genomic region, the following are encoded:
- a CDS encoding sensor histidine kinase, whose translation MQGYIETLQDGMLEDNPDMAVNFLNKASRNLDRLSYLIHDLDEIAKLESGEVSIVKEKFDLVALIKETIDDLEYKAKENKISLNFNPKGNQAIQVKGDRKKIQQVLINLIDNSIKYGNKGGQTNIKVHLLIDQVLIEITDNGQGIEEKNLPRVFERFFRTDKSRSRDIGGSGLGLAIVKHIIEAHQQNVHVRSTEGIGTTFSFTLEKA comes from the coding sequence ATCCAGGGTTATATTGAGACTTTGCAGGATGGGATGCTGGAGGACAACCCAGATATGGCGGTAAATTTTCTGAACAAGGCTTCCCGCAATTTGGACAGATTGAGCTATTTGATCCATGACCTGGATGAAATCGCGAAATTGGAGTCTGGCGAGGTGTCTATTGTCAAGGAAAAATTCGATCTGGTTGCCCTGATCAAGGAAACGATCGATGATTTGGAATATAAGGCCAAGGAGAACAAAATCAGCTTGAATTTCAACCCCAAGGGAAATCAAGCTATTCAGGTAAAAGGTGATCGAAAAAAAATCCAGCAAGTTTTGATCAACTTGATTGACAACTCCATAAAATACGGGAACAAAGGGGGGCAAACAAATATCAAGGTTCATTTATTAATAGATCAGGTTCTGATCGAAATAACAGATAATGGACAGGGGATCGAGGAAAAAAATCTCCCACGCGTTTTTGAGCGCTTTTTCAGGACAGATAAGAGCAGGTCGCGGGATATTGGAGGATCAGGATTAGGACTAGCTATTGTAAAACATATTATAGAGGCCCATCAACAGAATGTACATGTTCGTAGTACCGAAGGGATTGGAACTACCTTTTCCTTTACCTTGGAAAAGGCATAA
- a CDS encoding toxin-antitoxin system YwqK family antitoxin, giving the protein MKKAIVLIGFIIMFLCVYSQEQKQVFFESAGDKLVRFYFDENYYLVDKNCEFKSIERLAAFDGSTNKYIGSFTDFDLNGRPILEGNYVNGERSGLFKAYHPNGSIKWECNFSNNLPSGEWRYYYPDSKLMMVVLFFPETARIMEFYDTRGRAVVHQGNGRFEFRVPVQGYNPYGYPFVKQKGKLKEGVPDGYWQIYYEADKISDLIAEEMYSKGVFKSGVDLINEREYESPTFSLLPVEKFFRAERFISKSCNYDEIAGYIDYLMDQLSEPFITYEPKGTIDDEFEYIVQVSKEGSPSKLEIIDDVPKEISRPFKYILTTIERYIPSFVNGEYIEDELHIKGKVAINAAGKIYFHSISIQRKNEQ; this is encoded by the coding sequence ATGAAAAAGGCAATTGTACTTATTGGATTTATCATTATGTTCCTGTGTGTTTATTCTCAGGAGCAAAAGCAGGTTTTTTTTGAATCCGCAGGCGATAAATTGGTAAGGTTTTATTTTGATGAAAATTATTACCTAGTTGACAAGAACTGTGAATTCAAAAGTATAGAACGATTAGCTGCCTTTGATGGTTCAACTAATAAATACATAGGTTCGTTTACGGATTTTGACCTTAATGGCCGGCCCATTCTTGAGGGAAACTATGTAAATGGAGAACGGTCGGGTTTATTCAAGGCTTATCATCCCAATGGCTCCATAAAATGGGAGTGTAATTTTTCGAACAACTTGCCTTCTGGCGAATGGCGATATTATTATCCGGACAGCAAGTTGATGATGGTCGTATTGTTTTTTCCGGAAACGGCTAGGATAATGGAGTTTTACGATACTCGAGGTAGAGCGGTTGTGCATCAGGGGAACGGTCGTTTTGAGTTCAGGGTTCCTGTGCAGGGATATAATCCTTATGGTTATCCATTTGTAAAGCAGAAAGGCAAGCTCAAGGAAGGTGTTCCTGACGGTTATTGGCAGATTTATTACGAGGCAGATAAGATTTCGGATTTGATCGCTGAAGAAATGTATTCTAAAGGGGTTTTTAAATCTGGGGTTGACCTGATCAACGAAAGGGAGTATGAGTCTCCGACTTTCAGTCTGTTGCCGGTGGAGAAATTCTTCAGGGCGGAGCGCTTTATCTCCAAGAGCTGCAATTATGATGAGATTGCGGGGTATATAGATTATTTGATGGATCAGCTTTCCGAGCCATTCATAACGTATGAACCGAAGGGGACAATCGATGATGAATTTGAATATATAGTTCAGGTAAGCAAAGAAGGTTCTCCATCAAAACTGGAGATCATTGATGACGTCCCTAAAGAAATAAGTAGGCCATTTAAATATATATTGACAACTATTGAACGTTACATTCCTTCCTTTGTAAATGGTGAATATATTGAAGATGAACTCCATATCAAGGGTAAGGTGGCTATTAATGCTGCGGGGAAGATTTATTTTCACAGCATTTCTATCCAAAGGAAGAATGAACAATAG
- the polA gene encoding DNA polymerase I: MKKLFLLDGMALIYRAYFALSKTPRITSYGLNTGAIMGFTNTLLEVLNNQKPTHIAVVFDTAAPTNRHLEFEAYKAQRQQMPEDLAASIPYIFRLIEGFNIPIITKDGYEADDIIGTLAKKGEKLDYTVYCMTPDKDFGQLVSENIFIYKPARMGNGAETLGVTEILDKWEINHVHEVIDILGLWGDAVDNIPGIPGIGEKTAKKLIQEFGSIENLIQNTDKLKGKLKENVENHAEQGLISKKLATILLDVPVDFDEQSLELEKPNKDVLEPLFVELEFRTLGKRVFGDDFSMLEHANPKAGQMDLFAVHEDGNLAGATSSQTTASTEPVAFTNIHNTNHEYILLDTEEKQREFAERLSKEKSFSFDTETTGLDALQAELVGFSFSIKPQEAYYVPVSADPVEAQRTADIFKGVLENEEIEKVGQNLKYDILLLSRYGIDVRGDFFDTMLAHYLIDPDTRHNMDFLSETYLNYTPVSITELIGGKGKNQGNMRDVEIELVKEYASEDADITLQLRNKFAPLLEDSFTHDLAKKVEFPLLKVLSTIERNGVKIDVDTLQLFSKEIEKEVKQLEQQIYEKAGVSFNIASPKQLGEVLFDKLQLDPKAKKTKTGQYKTGEDVLLALANKSDIVQDILDFRQLQKLKSTYVDSLPNLINPHTGLIHTSYNQAVAATGRLSSTNPNLQNIPIRTARGREVRKAFISRDENWTLLSADYSQIELRLMAELSQDVNMLEAFKQGLDIHKATAARVYGVALEEVSSDMRRNAKAVNFGIIYGQSAFGLSQNLGISRKEAAEIIEQYFSQYTGIRKYMGEVIEFAKENGYVETILKRRRYLRDINSANMTVRGFAERNAINAPIQGSAADLIKIAMINIQKDIEDRGLEGKMIMQVHDELVFDVPNHEISVFKEIIEDRMKNAIELQVPIEVEIGEGKNWLEAH, translated from the coding sequence TTGAAAAAGTTATTTCTTTTAGACGGGATGGCACTGATTTATCGTGCCTATTTTGCATTGAGCAAGACTCCACGTATTACTTCATACGGACTGAACACAGGTGCTATTATGGGTTTTACCAATACGCTACTTGAAGTTTTGAACAATCAAAAGCCTACACATATAGCTGTTGTATTTGATACGGCAGCACCTACCAATCGACATTTAGAATTTGAGGCCTATAAAGCCCAGCGTCAGCAGATGCCGGAGGACCTGGCAGCTTCCATTCCTTATATATTCAGGCTTATCGAAGGGTTTAATATCCCAATAATCACGAAGGATGGTTACGAAGCTGATGATATTATTGGGACTTTGGCAAAAAAAGGCGAGAAACTGGATTATACTGTTTATTGTATGACACCAGACAAGGATTTTGGCCAATTGGTTTCAGAAAATATCTTTATTTATAAACCTGCCCGTATGGGTAATGGTGCGGAAACATTGGGTGTTACCGAGATATTGGATAAATGGGAAATCAACCATGTCCATGAGGTGATTGACATATTGGGTTTATGGGGTGATGCCGTCGACAATATCCCAGGGATACCGGGTATTGGTGAAAAAACCGCAAAAAAGTTGATTCAGGAATTTGGGTCGATAGAAAACCTGATCCAGAACACCGACAAGCTCAAGGGCAAGTTGAAGGAAAATGTCGAGAACCATGCAGAACAAGGTTTGATTTCAAAGAAGCTGGCGACGATCTTATTGGATGTTCCGGTGGATTTCGATGAGCAATCCTTGGAGCTAGAGAAGCCAAACAAAGATGTTTTGGAGCCTCTTTTTGTCGAACTGGAGTTTCGGACTTTAGGGAAGCGAGTTTTTGGAGATGACTTCAGCATGCTGGAACATGCCAATCCAAAAGCAGGACAGATGGATCTATTTGCCGTCCATGAGGATGGCAACCTTGCTGGTGCAACTTCTTCCCAGACTACTGCAAGCACAGAACCGGTAGCATTTACAAATATCCACAATACCAACCATGAATATATTCTGTTGGATACCGAGGAGAAACAAAGGGAATTTGCAGAACGGTTGAGTAAAGAAAAATCATTCAGCTTTGATACGGAAACCACGGGTTTAGACGCTTTACAGGCAGAATTGGTTGGTTTTTCTTTTAGTATCAAGCCACAGGAAGCTTATTATGTCCCGGTTTCTGCAGATCCGGTGGAGGCTCAGAGGACTGCCGATATTTTCAAGGGGGTTTTGGAAAATGAGGAGATTGAAAAGGTAGGTCAGAATTTAAAATACGATATACTATTGTTGTCAAGGTATGGCATCGATGTTCGAGGCGACTTTTTTGATACGATGCTTGCCCATTACCTGATTGATCCCGACACTAGGCATAATATGGATTTTCTTTCGGAGACCTATTTGAATTATACACCGGTTTCTATTACAGAATTAATCGGCGGAAAGGGCAAGAATCAAGGCAATATGAGAGATGTGGAGATTGAATTGGTGAAGGAGTATGCATCTGAGGATGCTGATATTACCTTACAGCTTCGCAACAAGTTTGCTCCTCTTTTAGAGGACAGTTTTACCCATGATTTGGCGAAAAAGGTAGAATTTCCATTATTGAAGGTTTTGTCTACGATTGAACGTAATGGTGTAAAGATCGATGTTGACACTTTGCAATTGTTTTCGAAGGAGATTGAAAAAGAGGTAAAGCAGTTGGAGCAGCAGATTTATGAGAAGGCTGGTGTTTCCTTTAACATTGCATCACCGAAGCAGTTGGGCGAAGTTTTGTTTGACAAATTGCAATTGGACCCGAAAGCGAAGAAAACTAAAACAGGTCAATACAAAACTGGTGAGGATGTATTATTGGCTTTGGCCAACAAGTCTGATATTGTACAGGACATCTTGGATTTCAGGCAATTGCAGAAGTTGAAATCGACGTATGTTGACTCCTTGCCTAATTTGATCAATCCACATACGGGGTTGATTCACACATCTTATAACCAAGCGGTTGCTGCGACAGGGAGATTAAGTTCTACGAATCCAAATCTACAGAATATCCCTATCCGTACTGCTCGGGGTCGGGAGGTCAGGAAGGCATTTATCAGTAGGGATGAAAACTGGACTTTGTTATCTGCGGATTATTCTCAGATCGAGTTGAGGTTGATGGCAGAACTTAGCCAGGATGTGAATATGTTGGAGGCGTTTAAGCAGGGACTAGATATTCATAAAGCCACTGCGGCCAGGGTTTATGGCGTAGCGCTGGAGGAAGTCAGTTCTGATATGCGTAGAAACGCGAAGGCAGTAAACTTCGGGATTATATACGGTCAGTCAGCATTTGGTTTGTCCCAGAACTTGGGCATCAGCCGTAAGGAAGCTGCCGAGATCATAGAACAATACTTCAGTCAATATACGGGCATCCGGAAATACATGGGTGAGGTAATTGAGTTTGCGAAGGAGAACGGCTATGTTGAAACTATATTGAAGCGAAGACGTTATTTAAGGGATATCAACTCTGCGAACATGACGGTTCGGGGATTTGCGGAGCGCAATGCGATCAATGCTCCGATTCAAGGTTCTGCAGCAGATTTAATAAAAATCGCGATGATCAATATTCAGAAAGATATTGAGGATAGAGGCCTTGAAGGGAAAATGATTATGCAGGTTCATGATGAGCTTGTGTTTGATGTTCCGAACCATGAGATTTCCGTTTTCAAGGAGATTATTGAGGATCGGATGAAAAATGCGATTGAACTTCAGGTACCGATAGAAGTAGAGATTGGCGAGGGCAAAAATTGGCTGGAAGCACATTAA
- a CDS encoding DUF47 domain-containing protein — MSLNSIFQYFVPKDKKFFPLFEQAGSNLIEMAKLLKESVHTTDLQLRTDNSKLLEDLEHKGDNLTHQIHLELGKNFITPFDREDIHALASSLDDVADFIHGASNRMELYKVTETSDAMKEISSLILEATEHVAKALFELKDLKNIRNITDSCVRINSVENKADYIFDKAVAELFEYEKDAINLIKNKEVLSAMEDATDKCEDVANVLESILVKNA, encoded by the coding sequence ATGTCTTTGAACAGCATTTTTCAATACTTTGTCCCAAAGGACAAGAAATTTTTCCCATTATTTGAACAAGCCGGCTCTAATTTAATTGAAATGGCCAAGCTTTTAAAAGAGAGTGTTCACACGACCGATCTTCAATTAAGAACCGACAATTCCAAGTTGTTGGAGGATCTAGAACATAAGGGGGACAACCTAACCCATCAGATTCATTTAGAATTAGGCAAGAACTTTATTACACCCTTTGACCGTGAGGATATCCATGCCTTGGCGAGTTCATTGGACGATGTTGCAGATTTTATCCATGGTGCATCCAACCGTATGGAATTATATAAGGTAACTGAAACGAGCGATGCGATGAAAGAGATTTCAAGTTTGATCTTGGAGGCTACGGAGCATGTTGCCAAGGCACTGTTTGAATTGAAGGATTTAAAGAACATCAGAAACATCACCGATTCTTGTGTACGCATCAACAGCGTTGAGAACAAGGCTGACTATATTTTTGACAAGGCTGTTGCAGAATTGTTCGAGTACGAGAAGGACGCGATCAACTTGATCAAGAACAAGGAAGTATTATCTGCTATGGAGGACGCGACCGACAAATGTGAGGATGTAGCCAATGTACTTGAGAGTATTTTAGTGAAGAACGCGTAA